In bacterium, the DNA window TGTCCTCGACCTTGATGTCGATGTCCTTCTCCTGCATCTCGGGAAGCTCGGCCTTGAGGACGATCTCCTTGTCGGTCTCGTAGATGTCCACAGCCGGCGCCCACGCCGCGCTCGACAGCCCCTCGTCGGCGCGGTACGGGGCCTTGACGACATCGTCGAAGAGCCTGTTCATGCGATCCTGGAACGTCGACAGCTCACGGAAGGGTGTCCACCTGATGACAGCCATCTCGTCCTCCTCTCGGTGCTTGTTGATGGACGGAATATATGTATTGAGTCTGAGAGTGTCAATGCTCTGCGAAAAAAAATAGTGTGACGACTACAAGCTCACGAAACGCAATAGCTTTTTCAGCTCTTCCGGAGGGGTAGACGTCGATCCAATCCCGGCCTCATCCTTGCCTGCTCCGTGAAAGTCTGACCCGCCGGTGGCGATGAGATCGAACTTGGCACACACCTTGCGGTACCGGGAAACGTCCGCGAAGTCGTGCCTGGGGTAGTAGACCTCCAGTCCCCGCACGCCGAGCCGGATCAGGTACTCGATCAGCTCGTCCCGCCGGGTGACGCCGGGGTGCGCCAGGACGGGAACCCCGCCCGCCTCGCGGATCAGGTCGATGGCCTCGCGCATGTTGAGCAGCTGGCGCCGGACGTAGGCCGGCCGGCCGGCGCCGATCCAGCGTCGGAAGGCCTCGCCGAGGTCCGCGACCCGCCCGAGCCGCACGAGGGCGGCGGCCAGGTGGAGTCGGCCGACGATGCCGCCGCCGGTCTCCGCCCGGACGTCGTCGAGCGTGACGCCCACCCCGTGGCGCTCGAGGGCGGCCAGCATCTTCTCCATGCGGTCCAGCCGTTCGCCGGCCAGCAGGTCGAGCGTGTTCTGGAGCGTGCGGCCCTTCGCGTCGATGCCGTAGCCGAGCAGGTGGATCTCGTCGTCGCCGACCCCGACGCCCAGCTCGATCCCGGGGACGAA includes these proteins:
- a CDS encoding PHP domain-containing protein; its protein translation is MKHRGSARPRTAPPPRPPAGAPADLHLHSCHSDGKLAPAELVRRAKAAGVAALALTDHDSVRGIPEAREACREAGILFVPGIELGVGVGDDEIHLLGYGIDAKGRTLQNTLDLLAGERLDRMEKMLAALERHGVGVTLDDVRAETGGGIVGRLHLAAALVRLGRVADLGEAFRRWIGAGRPAYVRRQLLNMREAIDLIREAGGVPVLAHPGVTRRDELIEYLIRLGVRGLEVYYPRHDFADVSRYRKVCAKFDLIATGGSDFHGAGKDEAGIGSTSTPPEELKKLLRFVSL